Proteins encoded within one genomic window of Leptolyngbya sp. CCY15150:
- a CDS encoding thioredoxin family protein, protein MNAIKIEILGAGCKKCQQLEANAKEAVANLNLTAEVLHITDPIEIAKRGVMSTPAMTINGKVASKGQVISAEQIQPLLQR, encoded by the coding sequence ATGAATGCCATCAAAATTGAAATTTTGGGTGCAGGCTGCAAAAAGTGCCAACAGCTAGAAGCAAATGCTAAAGAAGCGGTCGCTAATCTCAATTTAACGGCTGAAGTTCTGCACATTACCGACCCCATCGAAATTGCCAAACGAGGGGTGATGTCTACTCCCGCCATGACCATCAATGGCAAAGTTGCCAGCAAAGGTCAAGTCATCAGTGCCGAACAAATTCAGCCTCTATTGCAGCGTTAA
- a CDS encoding permease, with protein MVDPFYPFDWLATQIVTQLLGLSISSHLGSSLHFFLYDVPKVLTLLIVISFIVGTFQSFLEPERVRTLLEGKRTFAGNILAAMVGIVTPFCSCSAVPLFIGFLEAGVPLGITFSYLMAAPMVNEVAVILLWGLFGLKVTLIYIGFGVGLAIASGYIIGRLKLEKWVEPFVWQLQKSRQDIPLKEEDILEPVVLSWGQRFEQGRFQASEIVRSVWLYVVIGIAIGAGIHGYVPTDFITQYAGENNPLAVPIAVILGVPLYANIAGVMPITEALVNKGMPMGTVLAFTMAVTALSLPEMVILKKVLRPQLLAVFIGLMTVGIVSIGYIFNAIIN; from the coding sequence ATGGTCGATCCTTTTTATCCGTTTGATTGGTTGGCAACCCAAATTGTGACCCAACTTTTGGGCTTGTCGATTTCATCACATTTAGGGTCAAGTCTGCACTTCTTTCTTTACGATGTGCCGAAAGTCCTAACATTGCTGATTGTCATTAGCTTTATTGTTGGGACATTTCAAAGCTTTTTAGAACCAGAGCGCGTTCGCACTTTGCTAGAAGGAAAACGCACTTTTGCAGGGAATATTTTGGCGGCAATGGTAGGCATCGTTACCCCATTCTGTTCTTGCTCTGCGGTTCCTTTGTTTATCGGTTTCTTAGAAGCAGGTGTACCGTTAGGCATAACTTTTTCTTATCTGATGGCAGCGCCCATGGTCAATGAGGTTGCTGTTATCCTTCTCTGGGGATTGTTTGGGTTAAAGGTGACGCTGATCTACATTGGCTTTGGTGTGGGTTTGGCGATCGCTTCTGGGTATATCATTGGACGCCTAAAGTTAGAGAAATGGGTAGAACCATTTGTCTGGCAACTTCAAAAATCTCGTCAAGACATACCTCTAAAAGAGGAAGACATCCTCGAACCAGTGGTGTTAAGTTGGGGGCAAAGATTTGAGCAAGGGAGGTTCCAAGCCAGTGAAATTGTGCGATCAGTTTGGCTCTATGTAGTGATCGGAATTGCGATCGGTGCAGGGATTCATGGTTATGTACCGACAGATTTTATTACCCAATATGCAGGCGAGAATAATCCTCTTGCAGTGCCGATCGCAGTCATTTTGGGTGTTCCACTCTACGCAAATATTGCGGGTGTGATGCCCATTACTGAAGCGTTGGTCAATAAAGGAATGCCGATGGGTACAGTTTTAGCCTTCACGATGGCAGTAACCGCACTATCTCTTCCTGAAATGGTGATTCTTAAAAAAGTGCTGCGACCACAGCTATTAGCTGTATTTATTGGATTGATGACCGTTGGCATTGTTAGCATTGGCTACATATTCAACGCCATCATTAATTGA
- a CDS encoding NAD(P)-dependent alcohol dehydrogenase encodes MKVNAYAAQDAKTTLAPFDIQRRDLGKHDVQIDILYCGVCHSDLHTVRSEWGGTTYPCVPGHEIVGRVVNVGTQVNKFKEGDIVGVGCMVDACLTCSNCEHDLEQFCEKGTIWTYNSPDQHMGGMTFGGYSESIVVDKAFVLKIPKHLDLAAVAPLLCAGITTYSPLRHNNVRKGQKVGIVGLGGLGHMGVKLAKAFGAHVVVFTTSPSKVEDALRLGADEVVNSKNADEMKPHLNSFDFILDTVSAQHDINAYLLLLGRDGNLTQVGIPTEPLSLNVGSLIFGRRSLSGSLIGGIKETQEMLDFCGKHNITADIELIPIQNINEAYDRLMKSDVKYRFVIDMASLQPAA; translated from the coding sequence ATGAAAGTCAACGCCTACGCAGCCCAAGACGCTAAGACGACCCTCGCACCCTTTGACATTCAACGTCGCGATCTCGGCAAACACGATGTGCAGATCGACATTCTCTATTGTGGCGTGTGTCACTCTGACTTACATACCGTCCGTAGCGAATGGGGTGGCACCACTTACCCCTGCGTACCCGGTCATGAAATTGTTGGGCGGGTCGTCAACGTGGGAACGCAGGTCAACAAATTTAAGGAAGGCGACATCGTTGGGGTCGGTTGCATGGTCGATGCTTGCCTCACGTGTTCTAACTGTGAGCACGACTTAGAACAATTCTGCGAGAAAGGTACGATTTGGACGTACAACTCTCCTGACCAACACATGGGCGGCATGACGTTTGGTGGCTACTCCGAGAGCATTGTCGTGGATAAAGCGTTTGTGCTGAAAATTCCGAAGCATTTGGATCTTGCCGCTGTTGCTCCCCTGCTTTGTGCCGGGATTACCACCTATTCTCCATTGCGTCACAATAATGTTCGCAAAGGCCAGAAGGTTGGCATTGTGGGACTCGGCGGCTTGGGACACATGGGGGTGAAATTGGCCAAGGCATTTGGTGCCCATGTTGTCGTCTTCACCACCTCACCCAGCAAAGTTGAAGATGCCCTGCGGCTGGGAGCAGACGAAGTCGTCAATTCTAAGAATGCGGATGAGATGAAGCCGCATCTGAATAGTTTCGATTTCATTCTTGATACGGTTTCGGCCCAACACGACATCAACGCCTATCTCCTCCTATTGGGGCGCGATGGCAACCTCACCCAAGTTGGTATACCAACCGAACCGCTTTCTCTGAATGTCGGTAGCTTAATCTTTGGTCGGCGTAGTCTCAGTGGTTCCCTAATTGGCGGCATCAAAGAAACACAGGAAATGCTGGATTTCTGTGGGAAGCACAACATCACGGCAGACATCGAACTCATTCCCATCCAGAACATCAATGAAGCCTACGATCGCCTGATGAAGAGCGACGTAAAATACCGTTTCGTCATTGATATGGCTTCATTACAACCAGCTGCGTAA
- a CDS encoding NADP-dependent oxidoreductase, translating into MSHITSREIRLISHPTGIPTPANFSLAQTELEPLQNGQVLVRNLYMSVDPYMRGRMNSGKSYVPPFELGQPMTGGAVGEVVESRADPFKPGDAVTSSYGWREYFIAKPQELHPVSRDLQPLSVYLAALGMTGMTAWAGLKLVEVKAGDVVFISGAAGAVGSVAGQLAKLRGCQVIGSAGSEEKIRFLLEDCGFDSAFNYKTDAVLKQLNLAAPDGIDVYFDNVGGEALEAALSALRLQGRIIACGGISGYNAEKPQPGPPNLFNMTTKRLTMKGLIVGDWLSRQGEFEQEVGGYFRAGKLKNKETVVTGIDHAVDAFIGLFEGNNIGKMIVKFD; encoded by the coding sequence ATGTCTCACATCACCAGCCGCGAGATTCGGCTCATATCTCACCCCACTGGCATACCAACCCCAGCTAACTTTAGCCTCGCCCAAACCGAACTGGAGCCGCTGCAAAATGGACAGGTACTCGTTCGCAACCTCTATATGTCCGTTGATCCTTACATGCGCGGTCGCATGAACAGCGGGAAATCCTATGTGCCACCGTTCGAACTGGGTCAGCCCATGACCGGCGGCGCAGTCGGCGAAGTCGTTGAGTCTCGCGCCGATCCGTTCAAGCCAGGGGATGCGGTCACGTCTAGCTATGGCTGGCGGGAATATTTCATCGCTAAACCACAAGAGTTACACCCAGTCAGCCGCGACCTGCAACCGCTTTCAGTCTACCTAGCGGCCCTTGGCATGACGGGCATGACGGCTTGGGCTGGGTTGAAGTTGGTAGAGGTCAAAGCGGGTGACGTTGTGTTTATTTCGGGAGCGGCTGGTGCGGTCGGTAGCGTCGCTGGGCAACTCGCAAAATTGCGCGGGTGTCAGGTGATCGGCTCTGCCGGGTCGGAAGAGAAAATCCGATTTCTGCTAGAAGACTGTGGCTTTGACAGTGCCTTTAACTATAAGACTGATGCGGTGCTCAAACAGTTGAATCTGGCAGCACCGGATGGCATTGATGTCTATTTCGATAATGTCGGCGGTGAAGCACTCGAAGCGGCGCTCTCGGCTTTACGGTTGCAGGGTCGGATTATCGCCTGTGGTGGCATCTCTGGGTACAACGCGGAAAAGCCACAACCTGGCCCTCCTAATCTTTTCAACATGACGACCAAACGGTTGACGATGAAAGGATTAATCGTTGGCGATTGGCTCAGTCGTCAAGGCGAATTTGAACAGGAAGTGGGCGGCTATTTCCGCGCTGGAAAACTTAAAAATAAGGAAACAGTGGTGACAGGCATCGATCACGCTGTGGACGCATTCATCGGTCTATTTGAAGGCAACAATATCGGCAAGATGATCGTGAAATTCGATTAA
- a CDS encoding type 1 glutamine amidotransferase domain-containing protein, protein MNILMVLTSHDQLGNTGKKTGFWLEEFAAPYYAFKDAGATITLASPGGGQPPLDPTSDTPDSQTKDTQRFKADPAAQAALAQTIELNKVSADDFDAVFYPGGHGPLWDLAEDAASIALIETILGAGKPVALVCHAPGVLRDVKAVNGDPVVQGKAVTGFTNTEEQAAGLTEIVPFLVEDMLRTNGGKYSKADDWQPHVATDGLLITGQNPASSEPAAKALLEKLSLLATVQ, encoded by the coding sequence ATGAACATACTGATGGTGCTGACCTCACACGACCAGCTCGGCAATACGGGTAAAAAAACAGGTTTCTGGCTCGAAGAATTTGCCGCCCCTTACTATGCTTTCAAAGACGCAGGTGCAACGATCACACTCGCTTCACCGGGGGGTGGGCAGCCACCGCTCGACCCCACGAGTGACACCCCAGATTCTCAAACGAAAGATACGCAACGCTTCAAAGCAGATCCTGCCGCACAAGCCGCTCTCGCGCAGACCATTGAGTTGAATAAGGTTTCTGCTGATGATTTCGACGCTGTATTTTACCCTGGGGGGCACGGGCCACTGTGGGACTTAGCTGAAGACGCAGCCTCGATCGCCCTAATCGAGACCATTCTGGGTGCGGGTAAACCCGTTGCCTTAGTATGCCATGCGCCCGGTGTGCTGCGTGATGTCAAGGCAGTCAACGGCGATCCTGTCGTGCAAGGTAAAGCCGTAACAGGCTTCACCAATACCGAGGAACAGGCCGCCGGGTTAACTGAAATTGTCCCTTTCCTAGTCGAGGATATGCTCCGAACCAACGGAGGCAAGTATTCCAAAGCAGATGACTGGCAACCCCATGTTGCGACAGATGGGCTGTTAATTACTGGGCAAAACCCCGCATCTTCTGAGCCAGCCGCCAAGGCGCTACTAGAAAAGCTCAGTCTGCTTGCCACTGTTCAATAA
- a CDS encoding HPF/RaiA family ribosome-associated protein has product MQIQIHTDHNIEGHEALADQVSGVVKDALSGVSDRITSVDVHLSNQNSEQEDGNDSMRCVIEAHLEGLQPIAVTDQSATLDQAVDGAADKLTHLIESTLGRRSHQASHRTDPPLSSSVNRQ; this is encoded by the coding sequence ATGCAAATCCAAATTCATACTGACCACAACATCGAAGGTCACGAAGCCCTGGCTGATCAGGTCAGTGGCGTCGTCAAAGATGCTCTGAGCGGAGTTAGCGATCGCATCACCTCTGTTGATGTTCACCTGAGTAATCAGAACAGTGAGCAAGAGGACGGCAATGACAGCATGCGCTGCGTGATCGAAGCTCACCTTGAAGGCCTTCAGCCTATCGCCGTCACCGATCAGTCCGCCACCTTAGACCAGGCCGTTGACGGGGCTGCCGATAAACTGACCCACTTGATCGAGAGCACGCTGGGGCGACGGTCACATCAAGCGAGTCATCGGACTGACCCACCTCTGTCTAGCTCAGTTAATCGTCAATAA
- a CDS encoding class I fructose-bisphosphate aldolase, protein MHAQNLIETAKMLVADNKGLLAMDESNPTCNKRFAKLDIPQTEEYRRAYRELLVTTSGLGQAISGAILYDETIHQHTRDGIPLIQVILDAGIIPGIKVDAGAKALAGHPGEKITEGLDGLRDRLQAYAQMGARFAKWRAVLTIGSDIPNRGCIEANAQSLARYAALCQEAGLVPIVEPEVLMDGAHTLERCSAVTEDVLQTVFNQLYTQRVLLEGIILKPNMVLPGLTCAQQATVEAIADATVQCLLRTVPAAVPGIAFLSGGQSAELASARLNAMNVRSKAPWALTFSFGRAIQQPALELWQGKEVNVAAAQQALLHRAKCNGAARQGTYKATMEGTAA, encoded by the coding sequence ATGCATGCACAAAACCTTATAGAAACCGCGAAGATGCTGGTTGCTGACAACAAAGGTCTGCTGGCAATGGATGAAAGTAATCCAACGTGCAACAAACGCTTTGCCAAACTGGATATTCCCCAGACAGAGGAATATCGACGCGCCTATCGGGAGCTGCTGGTCACCACGTCCGGTCTTGGCCAGGCTATCAGTGGTGCAATCCTCTACGATGAGACGATTCACCAGCACACACGAGATGGCATTCCCTTGATTCAAGTCATCCTTGATGCGGGAATTATTCCTGGCATCAAAGTTGACGCGGGTGCCAAGGCTCTTGCGGGTCATCCCGGCGAAAAAATTACCGAAGGTCTGGATGGCTTGCGCGATCGCCTCCAGGCCTACGCTCAAATGGGCGCTCGCTTTGCCAAGTGGCGGGCGGTGCTGACCATCGGTTCTGACATTCCCAACCGGGGTTGCATCGAAGCGAACGCTCAGTCATTGGCGCGCTATGCCGCCTTGTGCCAGGAAGCAGGACTGGTGCCGATTGTTGAGCCAGAAGTGCTGATGGATGGAGCGCATACCCTAGAGCGGTGTAGTGCGGTGACGGAGGACGTCCTACAAACCGTCTTCAACCAACTCTACACACAACGGGTGCTGCTGGAGGGCATCATCCTGAAACCCAATATGGTGCTGCCGGGCTTGACCTGTGCTCAGCAAGCAACGGTGGAGGCGATCGCTGATGCCACGGTGCAGTGTCTCTTGCGAACGGTGCCCGCTGCCGTGCCGGGGATTGCGTTCCTGTCGGGCGGTCAATCCGCTGAGCTAGCCTCGGCGCGGTTGAATGCCATGAATGTTCGCTCTAAAGCGCCCTGGGCATTGACCTTTTCCTTTGGCCGCGCCATCCAGCAACCCGCGTTAGAACTTTGGCAAGGCAAAGAGGTGAATGTGGCGGCGGCTCAACAGGCGCTACTGCATCGAGCCAAGTGTAATGGGGCAGCCCGTCAGGGCACATACAAGGCAACGATGGAAGGGACGGCAGCATGA
- a CDS encoding histidine phosphatase family protein, whose amino-acid sequence MNINLPTPLRLYLIRHGETEWALTGQHTGRTDIPLTQNGEDEARALGPHLRAIRFAHVLTSPLQRASQTCALAALAQAPDIEPDLVEWDYGDYEGKRSVNIRKERPDWNVFRDGCPNGEMPDQICDRADRLIARLRTLEGNIALFSHGQFGGVLAARWIGLTVIEAQHFPLGTASLSMFEFDPHHPTVPIITLWNATAHNL is encoded by the coding sequence ATGAACATCAACCTGCCTACCCCCCTGCGCCTTTACCTGATCCGCCATGGTGAAACCGAATGGGCGCTCACGGGCCAGCACACGGGTCGCACGGACATTCCATTGACCCAAAACGGCGAGGATGAAGCAAGGGCTCTCGGCCCGCATCTACGGGCCATCCGATTTGCTCATGTGCTAACCAGCCCGCTCCAGCGCGCCAGCCAAACCTGTGCGTTGGCGGCGTTGGCGCAAGCCCCGGACATCGAACCGGACTTGGTCGAATGGGATTATGGGGATTACGAAGGCAAGCGATCCGTAAATATCCGTAAGGAGCGACCCGACTGGAATGTTTTTCGGGATGGTTGTCCGAACGGTGAAATGCCTGATCAGATTTGCGATCGCGCCGATCGACTCATCGCTCGTCTGCGCACTCTGGAGGGGAATATCGCCCTCTTTTCCCACGGTCAGTTTGGCGGTGTTCTGGCTGCCCGCTGGATTGGCTTAACGGTGATCGAAGCCCAGCATTTTCCGCTTGGCACAGCGTCACTCAGCATGTTCGAGTTTGATCCCCACCATCCCACCGTGCCGATCATCACCTTGTGGAATGCCACCGCGCACAATCTATAA
- a CDS encoding cytochrome c, translating into MVLLVTCAHHPQVMAPRGMPQEAGSSMQPAAPTETAQAISYRSNGERIYFSSTSDRGTTITYTGDPSFEGRMEDGSSGGMMGTSNGNTGRTGSGYGGMMGHGNGNTSPGRAGGYLTCASCHGADGRGDVHRMMGMQTMVAQDIRWSALEHEFDAETFRLAVTQGQDPDGTPLEQDMPRWTIGDEDLADLITYLKTLT; encoded by the coding sequence ATGGTGCTGCTCGTGACCTGTGCCCACCACCCGCAGGTCATGGCACCCCGTGGAATGCCCCAGGAAGCGGGGAGCTCGATGCAGCCAGCAGCACCCACTGAAACCGCTCAGGCAATAAGCTATCGTTCCAACGGTGAACGCATCTATTTCTCCTCGACGAGCGATCGCGGCACAACTATTACTTACACGGGCGACCCTTCCTTCGAAGGGAGGATGGAGGATGGCTCATCAGGCGGCATGATGGGGACTAGCAATGGTAATACAGGCAGAACGGGCAGTGGCTACGGAGGGATGATGGGACATGGCAATGGTAATACCTCACCAGGCAGAGCGGGCGGCTACCTGACCTGCGCTTCCTGCCATGGTGCCGATGGTCGTGGTGATGTACACAGGATGATGGGAATGCAAACCATGGTTGCCCAAGACATTCGCTGGTCAGCGTTGGAACATGAATTCGATGCCGAAACATTCCGCCTGGCAGTGACGCAAGGTCAAGATCCTGATGGCACACCCTTGGAGCAGGATATGCCGCGCTGGACTATCGGCGACGAAGACCTAGCTGACTTGATCACTTACCTCAAGACGTTGACGTGA
- a CDS encoding APC family permease, with protein sequence MAERNMGFWSVVAVGIGGMVGGGIFAVLGLSVQLAQGGAPLAFAIAGTIALLTTYAYVQLSIAFPSRGGTVTFLNKAFGTGVLTGGMNLLLWLSYIVMLSLYASAFGSYGAIFFPESAQGWIRHLLISGAIVGITGLNFLSADLIGKAESWIVAFKLIILGVFIGIGARGVDLAQLQPSTWASPLSIISGGMIIFLAFEGFELMANTAEDIKKPERTLPRAYYSAVIFVLLLYVLIAGITVGSLPTDQIVAAKEYALAAAAKPFMGQAGFSLIAIAALLSTASALNATLYGTSRLSFIIAKSGELPAALEKKIWNQPIEGLLITSSLTLIIANVSDLSGISTMGSSGFLLIFAAVNFANVRLYKRTNSYRWISFLGTVACLAAVFVLLAQTAQTNPRNLWIVVVMVGLAFAIEIVYRKLTNREIHLSVRRD encoded by the coding sequence ATGGCAGAGCGCAACATGGGATTTTGGTCAGTGGTTGCCGTCGGCATCGGTGGCATGGTGGGTGGCGGCATCTTCGCCGTTTTGGGGTTGTCGGTGCAGTTAGCCCAGGGAGGCGCACCGTTAGCATTTGCGATCGCCGGTACGATTGCCCTACTCACGACCTATGCCTATGTCCAACTCTCGATCGCTTTCCCCAGTCGAGGCGGAACCGTCACCTTCTTAAATAAAGCCTTTGGCACAGGCGTTCTGACCGGAGGCATGAACCTGTTGCTGTGGCTGAGTTACATCGTGATGCTTTCTCTCTACGCCTCTGCATTTGGCAGCTACGGTGCCATATTTTTCCCAGAGTCTGCCCAAGGCTGGATTAGGCATCTGCTCATCAGTGGGGCGATCGTCGGCATCACTGGGCTTAACTTTCTGAGCGCCGATTTGATTGGTAAAGCCGAAAGCTGGATTGTTGCCTTCAAACTCATCATCCTAGGCGTATTTATCGGCATTGGTGCGCGAGGCGTTGATCTGGCGCAATTACAACCCTCTACTTGGGCTTCGCCTCTGTCAATCATTTCAGGCGGCATGATTATTTTCTTAGCGTTTGAAGGCTTTGAGCTGATGGCCAACACCGCCGAAGACATCAAGAAGCCCGAGCGGACATTGCCTCGTGCTTATTATTCAGCGGTTATCTTTGTGCTGTTGCTATACGTTCTGATTGCTGGCATCACCGTAGGTTCTTTACCGACTGACCAAATCGTTGCGGCGAAAGAATACGCATTAGCGGCGGCGGCAAAACCATTCATGGGGCAGGCTGGTTTTAGTTTAATTGCGATCGCGGCTTTACTCTCAACAGCTTCAGCGCTCAATGCCACACTTTACGGCACCTCACGCCTGAGTTTTATCATTGCTAAATCTGGAGAGTTACCCGCTGCGTTAGAAAAAAAGATCTGGAATCAGCCCATTGAGGGGTTATTAATCACCAGTAGCTTAACCCTCATTATTGCAAATGTGTCCGATCTATCTGGCATATCTACCATGGGCAGCTCGGGCTTTTTACTCATTTTTGCGGCTGTCAACTTTGCTAATGTGCGGCTTTATAAACGAACAAACAGCTATCGATGGATTTCATTTTTGGGCACTGTCGCCTGTCTGGCTGCTGTCTTTGTGCTGTTAGCTCAAACCGCGCAAACCAATCCGCGAAATCTTTGGATCGTAGTTGTCATGGTAGGTCTAGCCTTTGCGATCGAGATCGTTTATCGAAAACTAACCAATCGCGAAATTCATCTCAGCGTTCGGCGTGATTGA
- a CDS encoding heavy metal translocating P-type ATPase: MFKRRFFICLVLTLPVLYFAPSFQQWFNYQAIEFSGSNWVTPILSSIIYFYGGLVFLKGAYHELRSKIGMMTLVALAITVAFVYSVAVSLGLEGNSFYWELATLVLIMLLGHWIEMASVQGASRALEHLANLVPSVAHKQINGQIEDVPVSTLVEADQILIRPGEQIPIDGEVVDGNSSVNEAFLTGESRPVVKKARDEVVAGAVNGEGALTINVTRTGDQTTLSQIMRLVEEAQASKSQYQTLADQLAAWLTYTAIAVSTLTFIVWLSVGTGGLTFAINRAVTVLVITCPHALGLAIPLVIINATSMAAKNGILVRNRDAFERARGIKTIAFDKTGTLTKGQFGVEQIYADGIEELPALVIAASLESLSEHPLGQAIVQEAQKRDRQLHKATDFKAVSGQGVEGVVNNQRYRVGRPEWVEELNLKFPSTLQKGVQESESRGESAIALMDDQQVLAVFGLADQVRESARAAVKKLQAMDVQVVMITGDAEAVAKTVAEDLHIDRYYARVLPQDKASLIRKLKAEQPTAFVGDGINDAPALAEADLGLAIGAGTNVAIESADLVLVKSDPLDATYALKLAKATYNKMIQNLFWATGYNVISIPLAAGIAAPFGIILSPAVGAVLMSISTVVVAINAMLLRRVLLHD; this comes from the coding sequence ATGTTCAAGCGTCGCTTCTTTATTTGCCTAGTACTGACGCTACCTGTCCTCTATTTTGCGCCCTCGTTTCAGCAGTGGTTTAACTACCAAGCGATCGAATTTTCCGGTTCAAACTGGGTGACACCCATTCTCTCCAGCATTATTTATTTCTATGGTGGCTTGGTTTTTCTGAAGGGGGCTTACCACGAACTCCGCAGCAAAATTGGCATGATGACGCTGGTAGCCCTTGCCATCACCGTCGCGTTTGTCTACAGCGTGGCCGTGTCCCTGGGATTAGAAGGCAATTCCTTTTACTGGGAACTGGCAACCCTAGTCTTGATCATGCTGCTCGGTCACTGGATTGAAATGGCTTCTGTTCAAGGAGCTAGCCGCGCTTTAGAACATCTCGCCAATCTAGTGCCGTCCGTCGCTCATAAACAGATCAATGGGCAGATCGAAGATGTCCCGGTAAGCACATTAGTTGAAGCCGATCAAATTCTTATTCGTCCAGGTGAACAGATCCCGATTGATGGTGAAGTTGTAGACGGAAACTCCAGCGTTAACGAAGCATTTCTCACGGGAGAGTCGCGCCCGGTGGTCAAAAAAGCCAGGGATGAAGTTGTTGCTGGAGCGGTGAATGGAGAAGGTGCTTTAACCATCAATGTCACTCGCACTGGAGATCAAACCACGCTGAGCCAGATTATGCGCCTGGTTGAGGAAGCGCAGGCCTCTAAAAGTCAATATCAAACCCTAGCCGATCAACTGGCTGCTTGGCTAACTTATACAGCGATCGCCGTTTCTACCCTGACGTTCATTGTTTGGCTATCGGTGGGCACAGGCGGTTTAACCTTTGCCATTAATCGAGCGGTGACGGTGTTAGTTATCACCTGTCCCCATGCGCTGGGCTTAGCGATTCCCTTGGTGATCATCAACGCTACATCAATGGCGGCGAAAAACGGGATTTTGGTACGCAACCGCGATGCCTTTGAACGAGCACGAGGCATTAAAACCATTGCCTTTGATAAGACCGGAACCTTAACTAAAGGACAGTTCGGTGTAGAGCAGATTTATGCTGACGGGATTGAGGAGCTGCCCGCCTTAGTGATTGCGGCCTCCTTAGAATCCCTATCAGAACATCCCCTCGGACAGGCGATCGTTCAGGAAGCACAGAAACGCGATCGCCAGCTTCATAAAGCGACGGACTTCAAAGCTGTATCGGGTCAAGGCGTTGAAGGTGTCGTGAATAATCAACGCTATCGGGTGGGCAGACCGGAATGGGTTGAGGAGCTGAACTTAAAGTTTCCTTCAACCTTGCAAAAAGGGGTGCAAGAAAGTGAATCGCGGGGGGAAAGCGCGATCGCCCTGATGGATGATCAGCAAGTCCTGGCGGTCTTTGGGCTCGCCGATCAGGTGCGCGAATCGGCCCGAGCAGCCGTGAAAAAACTACAGGCAATGGACGTGCAGGTGGTGATGATTACGGGCGATGCCGAAGCCGTGGCCAAGACCGTTGCAGAGGATTTGCACATCGATCGCTACTATGCCCGTGTTTTACCCCAGGATAAAGCCTCGTTGATTCGGAAGCTTAAAGCTGAACAGCCGACGGCCTTTGTGGGCGATGGCATCAACGATGCCCCGGCATTAGCTGAGGCAGATTTAGGACTGGCAATCGGGGCTGGCACCAATGTGGCGATCGAATCAGCCGATTTAGTCTTGGTTAAAAGCGATCCGCTGGATGCCACCTACGCACTGAAACTTGCCAAAGCCACTTACAACAAAATGATTCAGAACTTATTTTGGGCAACCGGGTATAACGTCATTAGCATTCCCTTAGCAGCAGGAATTGCAGCACCGTTCGGCATTATCTTATCGCCAGCCGTGGGTGCAGTCCTGATGAGCATTTCGACCGTCGTTGTTGCAATCAATGCCATGTTATTACGTCGCGTGCTTTTGCATGATTAA